A window from Triticum aestivum cultivar Chinese Spring chromosome 6D, IWGSC CS RefSeq v2.1, whole genome shotgun sequence encodes these proteins:
- the LOC123143136 gene encoding histone H2B.2-like, protein MAPKAAEKKLAPATAEKTTAGKKPKAEKRAPATKEAGGEGKTRGRKKGSKAKKGVETYKIYIFKVLKQVHPDVGISSKAMSIMNSFINDIFEKLAGESAKLARYNKKPTITSREIQTSVRLVLPGELAKHAVSEGTKAVTKFTSS, encoded by the coding sequence ATGGCACCCAAGGCGGCAGAGAAGAAGCTGGCGCCGGCCACGGCAGAGAAGACGACGGCGGGGAAGAAGCCCAAGGCGGAGAAGCGGGCGCCGGCGACcaaggaggccggcggcgagggcaAGACGAGGGGCCGGAAGAAGGGCAGCAAGGCCAAGAAGGGCGTGGAGACGTACAAGATCTACATCTTCAAGGTGCTCAAGCAGGTGCACCCGGACGTCGGCATCTCCTCCAAGGCCATGTCcatcatgaactccttcatcaacgaCATCTTCGAGAAGCTCGCCGGGGAGTCCGCCAAGCTGGCGAGGTACAACAAGAAGCCCACCATCACGTCCCGGGAGATCCAGACCTCCGTCCGCCTCGTCCTCCCCGGGGAGCTCGCCAAGCACGCCGTCTCCGAGGGCACCAAGGCCGTCACCAAGTTCACATCATCCTAG
- the LOC123143134 gene encoding histone H2A.1-like isoform X1, translating to MAGRKGGDRKKAVTRSVKAGLQFPVGRIGRYLKKGRYAQRVGSGAPVYLAAVLEYLAAEVLELAGNAAKDNKKTRIIPRHLLLAVRNDQELGRLLAGVTIAHGGVIPNINSVLLPKKSPAAAEKEAKSPKKKTTAKSPKKKVAAKE from the exons ATGGCCGGAAGGAAGGGCGGCGACAGGAAGAAGGCGGTGACCCGCTCCGTCAAGGCCGGGCTCCAGTTCCCCGTCGGCCGCATCGGGCGTTACCTCAAGAAGGGCCGCTACGCCCAGCGCGTCGGCTCCGGCGCCCCCGTTTACCTCGCCGCCGTCCTCGAGTACCTCGCCGCGGAG GTCCTGGAGCTTGCCGGCAACGCGGCCAAGGACAACAAGAAGACCCGCATCATCCCGCGCCACCTGCTGCTCGCCGTCCGCAACGACCAGGAGCTCGGTAGGCTGCTCGCCGGCGTCACCATCGCCCACGGCGGCGTGATCCCCAACATCAACTCcgtgctgctccccaagaagtcccccgccgccgccgagaaggaggccaagtcgcccaagaagaagaccaccGCCAAGTCCCCCAAGAAGAAGGTCGCCGCCAAGGAGTAG
- the LOC123143138 gene encoding histone H2A.1 has translation MAGRKGGDRKKAVTRSVKAGLQFPVGRIGRYLKKGRYAQRVGSGAPVYLAAVLEYLAAEVLELAGNAAKDNKKTRIIPRHLLLAVRNDQELGRLLAGVTIAHGGVIPNINSVLLPKKSPAAAEKEAKSPKKKTSTKSPKKKVAAKE, from the exons ATGGCCGGAAGGAAGGGCGGCGACAGGAAGAAGGCGGTGACCAGGTCCGTGAAGGCCGGGCTCCAGTTCCCCGTCGGCCGCATCGGGCGCTACCTCAAGAAGGGCCGCTACGCCCAGCGCGTCGGCTCCGGCGCCCCCGTCTACCTCGCCGCCGTCCTCGAGTACCTCGCCGCAGAG GTCCTGGAGCTCGCCGGCAACGCGGCCAAGGACAACAAGAAGACCCGCATCATCCCGCGCCACCTGCTGCTCGCCGTCCGCAACGACCAGGAGCTCGGCAGGCTGCTCGCCGGCGTCACCATCGCCCACGGCGGCGTGATCCCCAACATCAACTCcgtgctgctccccaagaagtcccccgccgccgccgagaaggaggccaagtcGCCCAAGAAGAAGACCTCCACCAAGTCCCCCAAGAAGAAGGTCGCCGCCAAGGAGTAG